GGGCGACCAGCAATCGCGACCTGGTGCGCGAAGTGCTGGCGCAGACGCGCGGCCCTTCCCGGGCGCGCGTGGGCGAGCCGGGTGCGCTCGACGGCTGGCACAAGATCGACGACGGCGGGCGCCGCCTCAAGCTGCAGGCGACCGAGTGGCGCGCGGCGCTCGACACCGGGCGGCGCCTGATGTGGACCGTGAACGCCGACCGCAGTGGCGACGAGCCGCATCCCTGCCGACTGGTCACCTGGCACGAGGCCCTGAAGCGCCTGACCGCACTGAACTTCGGCGCCTGGTGCGGCCATCGCGACTGGCGCATTCCCACCATCGCCGAACTGAACACGCTGACCTATACCGCCGACGCCAGCGATGAGCTGCGCATCTCGGCCAGGCTGTTCCCGGACCTGCGCGGCCATGGCGGGCAATGCATGACATGGTCGTCGAGCCGTTTCAACGATACGCGGCTGCTCGACGTCTATGATTTCGCGCATGGCACCGTCCATCGCAAGATGGTGGGCGAAACCGCCTACCTGCGTTTCGTCCGGACCATGGGCGACAACGAGTCGTGAATCCGCGCGACGACAGCCTGGCGGCGCGGCTCGAAGCGAGCCTGCGGCGCGACATCGCGCAACTGGGCGCCATGCCCGACAGCGCGGTCGGACGGCGCGCGGGCCGGCGCATGCTGGATGTGGCGACCCATGCGCCGGCCTTCCTGTGCCTGCTGGTCGAGCCGCTGCTGGAGGGAGACTCCGCGGCGCGGCTGGCGACGCTCGAGGACTGCGCCCGGGTCCACCTGTACGCGCGCGTGCTGGACGACGCACTGGACGAGAACCTGCCGCTCGACCGGCGCAACCTGCTGCGCATCCAGCCCCAGTACTGGCGCGCCGTCTATAGCCTGGGCGCCCGCCATCCGGCGCACGCCGCCGGCGCGGCGGCCTTGGTCGAGGACACCGTGGCCGCCGTCGCCATCGACGACGCGGCCGCCACGCCCGGCGAATGGGGCCGCAAGAACGCCCACCTGCTGCTGGCGCCGCTGCTGTTGTCGGGCGACAGCGCGGCCTGGCGCGCCGCCGCGCCCGGCCTGTTGGCGCTGCTCGCGCTGGACCAGGCCGGCGACGAGCTGGCCCAGGGCCGGCTGGTCACGTCCGGCCCGCGGGCGGAGCTGGCGGCCTGCCTCGAACACTGGCTCGATCCCGCGGCGATCGAGGCGTTGCGCCGCCATGGCTGGCGCCAGGCGGCGGCGCGCCTGCTGCACGATGGCGCGGCGCTGCTGCGCATCCTGACCACCAACGGACTACCCGCATGAAATCAAGATCCAATCTCGCCGCCCGCATCGATGCCGGGCTGCGCCAGTTCGCTGCGCGCCTGGAACGCGACACCGCTTTGCAGGACGGCGCCCTGACCATCCGCATCTTTGGTGAATTCTCGGCCGGCAAGACCCGGCTGCTGGGCGAACTGCTGGGCGACCTGGCGCCGCCGGCGCTCGCGCCGATCAGTTCGCGCGAGGTGCAGACCCGCCTGCAGCTCGAGGTGAGTCACGGCCCGACCGCGCGGCTGACCGTGGTCGAACGCGCTTGCGACGTGGTCCAGGGGCGCGAAGTGGCCTGCCTCGAACGGTTCCCGACCCGCGCCGAAATCGATGCCGCGGGCTATGACCCGTTGCGGCACCGGCTGCGCCTTTGCGTCCCGCTCCCGCAACTGGTGGTCGAATACGATGGCTACCACGACGCCGGCGTCCCGCGGCGGCTGTTCGTGATCGACATGCCGGGCTGGAATTCAGGCGAGGACGCGGAGGCGCCGGACATCGTCCTCAGCGACGATCCCTGCCTGGCCCTGGTCTACGTCACATCGGCCAGCCGGCTCGACAGCGGGGGAAACCTGGTGCGGCTGCGCGCCTTCCTGAAGACGGTCAGGCGCGATGCGGCCTTCCTGGACGGAAACCGATTGGCGGTCGTGATCACCCATTGCGACGCCGCCGACGCGGCGCGCCTGCGCGAGCGTGCGCGCGCCATGGTCGAGCGGGCCTGGAGCGAGGAGGGCGGCGACGTCTCCTGGCTCGGGCTGACCGTCCTGGCCGCCGAATTCAACGCGATGGCGCCGGGCCAGCTGGTGGAATTCCGGGAGCGCTTCTGGGAAGCGGTCCTGGCCCGGCGTCCCGAACCGGCTACGCCCGCCCACCCGTGGAGCGCGGCGATCGCGCGCTGGGATGGCGAGGACGATATCCGTCCGCGCCTGGCCCTGACCGGCCAGATGCTGGAGGCGCTGCGCAAGCTGGCCACGCGCGCGCGCCAGGATGGCCGCTTCCTGCGCAGCATGAACATGCACCGCCTGGCGGGCGCCAGCGACGAGCAGATGCGCCTCGAGCTGCATCGCGCCTGGCGCCGCCAGACCGGTCTCGACGACCTGCAACGGGCGGCGGAGGCGCTCGACGCGCTGCGGCTCGATGCCGCCCATCCGCTGGCGGACTGGTGGCGCGAGGTCTGGTTCGACCAGGCGCAACTGCTGTTTGGCGTCGCGCGCGCCTTCGTGACCCAGGCCGAGCGCGCCCTCGACAGCGTCGATGTCGGCACGCCCGACCTCGAGGCGCACCTGGTGCAGCGCCTGGCCAAGCCGCATGCGAAGCTCGAGGCCGCGCTGGGATCGAGCTTCGCGCGCCTGGTCGACGTGGCAGGCGGCCTGGCGCGCCTCGACGGCGGCCAGGCGGTCGCCACGTTACTCGCCCTGAGCACGCTGCAGGGACGCTACGAGCAGCATCTCGCGCGTCAGTTGCAGGCGCTGCGGCCCAGGGAGGCGGCATGACGC
This portion of the Telluria beijingensis genome encodes:
- a CDS encoding DUF1566 domain-containing protein: MKEKDALLRQLVQDAAAAPLDDYLVQLARGNAAADGLAALLERFDDNLARLEALRATSNRDLVREVLAQTRGPSRARVGEPGALDGWHKIDDGGRRLKLQATEWRAALDTGRRLMWTVNADRSGDEPHPCRLVTWHEALKRLTALNFGAWCGHRDWRIPTIAELNTLTYTADASDELRISARLFPDLRGHGGQCMTWSSSRFNDTRLLDVYDFAHGTVHRKMVGETAYLRFVRTMGDNES